Within the Scytonema millei VB511283 genome, the region TCCCGCCCTTCACCGTAAATTCCTCCCAGGCGTAAGATACAGACTTTCAATTTGTCACTCGCAGCGCAGAGCAATACTTCTTCTGTCTCTGCCAAAACTTGTCCGTTCTGATTCGCTGGCGTTAAAGGTGATTCTTCGTCTACCCATGCCCCATTTTTATCGCCGTAAACAGAATAACTCCCCGTATAAATAATTTGTTTAACAGCAGTTTGTGGCAAAACTTGAATTAAATTCTTGGCGGTTTGTAGGTAAGTAGATTCGTAGCTATTGGCTGCAAAAGATTTAGGCGCAATACTCAGAATGACAATATCTCGATCTTGGATAGCTGGCAAAAGAGTAGCTATATCATCTCCTTTAGCTATGACAACTTGCTGAGCTAATTGTTCTAACTCGCTTATCCGTGCTTGAGTTGTTGTGGTTGCGGTAATCTGATACTTACCATCCTGCTGCCAATGACGCGCGATCGCCTTACCGACATAACCACAGCCTAGAATTGCTACCTTTACAGTTTGCATTTTACCTCTCTAGAAAGTCAAAAATCAAAAGTCAAAAGTCAAAATGCCGAAATCAAGCGCGTTCAAAATCAAACTGACATGAATCAATTTCAGCCCCCTGGCTTTGGAAAACAGGCGATCGCCACCTCTTTAGGATCGATGACTTACTACACCCAGGTAGCCGCACCTTGGCTATCCTCATCCAGTTATGAATTACCTCGCCTAGTCTTTCTAC harbors:
- a CDS encoding SDR family oxidoreductase; protein product: MQTVKVAILGCGYVGKAIARHWQQDGKYQITATTTTQARISELEQLAQQVVIAKGDDIATLLPAIQDRDIVILSIAPKSFAANSYESTYLQTAKNLIQVLPQTAVKQIIYTGSYSVYGDKNGAWVDEESPLTPANQNGQVLAETEEVLLCAASDKLKVCILRLGGIYGEGRELTKIFSRAFGTTRPGNGKTYTNWIHLDDIVSAIAFAAERQLEGIYNLVDDEPPLSRNLLQNLCDRHNLPQVLWNPELSETRPYNARVSNRKLKTAGYSFIHPEVLI